One window from the genome of Chaetodon trifascialis isolate fChaTrf1 chromosome 20, fChaTrf1.hap1, whole genome shotgun sequence encodes:
- the LOC139348637 gene encoding TNF receptor-associated factor 2-like — protein MAAQEPSPPSSMESNKPGFPKKILGNKLEDKHLCNCCHNILRRPFQAQCGHRFCSYCFNRTVSNGPQKCNACIKEDIFEEPTSILKQGCAFPDNAVRREVEHLSAVCVNESCTWKGTIKEYELNHEGKCEFMIIPCPSCKEHIRFNEQERHNERECPERTLNCKYCKEPFHFKNIKAHDEICPKYPMICEGCAKKKIPREKYVDHIKFCSKFRTPCRFHVVGCDMSVEKEKIHDHERGFAYEHLNLLLHYIMGMKVSMEGLQPQGLELAGHKLVELQQSLRELEARVSQLSTTSSGPPVQGATAAASSSSSSSGPPGPPASAPLPPPPTLAPTLSVSTSFTPLPSSVGAALELQLHSEKTKVAELGRRCTELEVKAGTFENVVCVLNREVERFATTMEASNRQHKLDQDKIEALSNKVRQLERTVGLKDLTVAEMEGRLREMSATTFDGVFVWRISDFAKKRQDAIAGRAPAMFSPAFYTSKYGYKMCLRIYLNGDGTGRGSHLSLFFVVMRGLSDALLKWPFNQKVTLMLLDQSNREHIIDAFRPDVTSSSFQRPVSEMNIASGCPLFCPLSKLDAKNSYIRDDTIFIKAIVDLTGL, from the exons ATGGCCGCACAGGAACCGTCCCCCCCTTCGTCCATGGAGAGCAACAAACCGGGCTTCCCCAAGAAGATCCTGGGCAACAAGCTGGAGGACAAGCACCTGTGCAACTGCTGCCACAACATCCTCCGCCGACCGTTTCAGGCCCAGTGTGGACATCGCTTCTGCTCCTACTGCTTCAACAGGACCGTGAG TAATGGACCCCAGAAATGCAATGCCTGCATTAAAGAGGATATTTTTGAGGAGCCCACGTCGATTTTGAAACAAGGATGT GCTTTTCCTGACAACGCGGTTCGAAGGGAAGTTGAGCacctttcagctgtttgtgtcaaTGAAAGCTGCACTTGGAAAGGCACCATTAAAGAGTACGAG CTAAACCACGAGGGCAAGTGTGAGTTCATGATCATCCCCTGCCCCTCCTGCAAAGAACACATTCGCTTCAACGAACAGGAGCGCCATAACGAGCGAGAGTGCCCGGAGAGGACGCTCAACTGCAAGTACTGCAAGGAGCCGTTTCACTTCAAGAACATCAAG gCACATGACGAGATTTGTCCCAAGTACCCGATGATCTGTGAAGGCTGCGCCAAGAAGAAAATACCCAGAGAAAAG TATGTGGATCATATTAAGTTCTGCAGCAAATTCAGAACTCCGTGTCGATTTCATGTGGTGGGATGTGATATGTCT GTGGAAAAGGAAAAGATTCATGACCACGAGCGCGGCTTTGCCTACGAGCACCTCAATCTGTTGCTGCACTACATTATGGGCATGAAAGTGAGCATGGAGGGCCTGCAGCCCCAGGGACTGGAACTAGCTGGACACAAACTGGTGGAACTGCAGCAGTCCCTCAGAGAGCTTGAGGCCAGAGTCTCCCAGCTTAGCACCACCTCCTCTGGGCCTCCCGTGCAGGGAgccaccgccgccgcctcctcctcatcctccagctccggtcctcctggtccacctgcctcagctcctctccctccaccgcCCACTCTGGCTcccactctgtctgtgtctacCTCCTTCACGCCCCTGCCCAGCTCGGTGGGCGCGGCTCTGGAGCTCCAGCTCCACAGCGAGAAGACCAAGGTGGCCGAGCTGGGTCGCAGGTGCACGGAGCTCGAGGTTAAAGCCGGCACGTTCGAAAATGTGGTGTGTGTCCtgaacagagaggtggagaggttTGCCACCACCATGGAAGCCAGCAACCGCCAGCACAAACTGGACCAGGACAAGATCGAGGCTCTGAGTAACAAG GTGCGACAGCTGGAGAGGACAGTGGGGCTGAAGGACCTAACCGTAGCCGAGATGGAGGGTCGGCTGAGGGAAATGTCTGCCACCACCTTTGATGGCGTCTTCGTCTGGAGGATCTCTGATTTCGCCAAGAAGAGACAGGACGCCATCGCAGGTCGAGCCCCTGCCATGTTTTCCCCAG cCTTCTATACCAGTAAGTACGGCTACAAGATGTGTCTGCGGATCTACCTGAATGGCGATGGGACGGGGCGTGGCAGCCACTTGTCCCTGTTCTTTGTGGTGATGAGGGGACTGAGTGACGCTCTGCTCAAATGGCCTTTCAACCAGAAG GTGACTCTGATGCTGCTGGACCAGAGCAACCGGGAGCACATCATCGACGCCTTTCGACCCGACgtcacttcctcttccttccagAGGCCTGTGAGCGAGATGAACATCGCCAGCGGCTGTCCGCTCTTCTGCCCGCTCTCCAAGCTCGACGCCAAGAACTCTTACATCCGTGACGACACCATCTTCATCAAAGCGATCGTGGACCTCACCGGCCTCTAG